Within the Acinetobacter radioresistens DSM 6976 = NBRC 102413 = CIP 103788 genome, the region GGCTGTTTAAAAATTTGTTCGGCACTCCCCTGTTCTTCAACTCTGCCTTGATTCATCACAACCACCTGCTGGGCACAGCGCTTAACTATATTAAGATCGTGACTAATTAGAATCATGGCCATATTTCGGCGATGTTGCAGGCTCTGTAGCAGTTTAAGAATTTGCGCCTGTAAAGTTACATCCAGAGCGGTAGTAGGTTCATCAGCGATAAGGATATCGGGATCTAAGGCTAACGCCATCGCAATCATTACCCGTTGTCGCTGGCCGCCGGAAAGCTCATGTGGATAACGGCGCAGTTTGTCTTCCGGATGAGTTATTCCGACATCATGGAGTAATTCTACTACTCTCTGCCGAACCTGATCTTTAGACCAGCCTTGTAAATACAGACTTTCTCCAATAATTTTTTCTACCCGATGCAGCGGGTTAAGTGCAGTCATGGGTTCTTGAAAAATCATGGCAATTTTATGGCCACGAATCTGGCGTTTTGCTGTTTCAGACAGATTTAAAAGATTCTGACTATCTAAAATAGCATTCCCCTGAACTTTAAGATTAGCAGGTAACAGTCCAAGCAAAGCCAAGCTGCTGATGGATTTTCCTGAACCACTCTCTCCGACAATAGCTAAGGTCTGTCCGGCATATAGATGGAAATTTAAATTTTCTACCAGAACTTCGCCCTGCTCATTTTGAATATGCAGCTGTTCAACCTGTAGCTTTAGCGCAGCTGACTGGTCACTGGCGTCTTGGGTCAAATGCATCGCGGGTTGCCTCCCCAATATAGATCAATAATGAAAGAACCAGTGCTAGACTAAAAAAACCAGATAAAGCCAGCCAGGGCGCATTAAGATTATTTTTCCCTTGCAGCAGAATTTCCCCTAATGATGCAGCATCAGGTGGTAAACCATAGCCCAAGAAATCCAGTGCAGTCAGGGAAGTAATATTGGCGGTAAGCATAAAAGGGAGCTGGGACAGACTGGAACTCATGGCATTGGGAAGAATATGCCGGAAGATAATGGCATGATCTTTTACTCCCAGCGCACGTGCAGCGCGCACATAATCGAAATTTCTTGCACGCAAAAACTCTGCCCGAACCAGACCAACCAGGGCTGGCCAGCCAAACAGTAACATAATCAGAAATAGCCAATAAACATTTGGAGTAAACATACTGACCAGAATCATGACCATAAACAGCATGGGCAGGCCACCCCATACCTCAAGTACACGCTGCCCGAGCAGATCAATCCACCCACCGTAATAGCCTTGTACTGCACCTATCACGATACCAATTAAGGCAGCAAAAAATGTCAGGGCAAAGCCGAACAGTAAAGAAATACGCAAACCATATAAAACACGTGCCAGTACATCTCTTCCCTGATCATCAGTACCTAACCAGTTTTGTGCTGTTGGTGGCGATGGCACAGGAACAGCCAGTTCAAGATTTGGCGTCTGATAAGAAAATTCAATTAAGGGCCAGATTGCCCAGCCTTTGGCGTTGATAAGCTGCTGTACCACCGGATCTTTATAGTCAGCTTCCGTTTCAAAAACTCCGCCAAAAGCTGTTTCCGGATATTCCTTCAGTACAGGCACATAATAAGAATTTTCATATTTCACCAGTAGCGGTTTATCATTGGCGATAAACTCTGCCGCAAGAGAACAAATAAAAATCAGAATAAAA harbors:
- a CDS encoding ABC transporter permease, with the protein product MSPLMRARLQRFTHNRLGMGCLIIFILIFICSLAAEFIANDKPLLVKYENSYYVPVLKEYPETAFGGVFETEADYKDPVVQQLINAKGWAIWPLIEFSYQTPNLELAVPVPSPPTAQNWLGTDDQGRDVLARVLYGLRISLLFGFALTFFAALIGIVIGAVQGYYGGWIDLLGQRVLEVWGGLPMLFMVMILVSMFTPNVYWLFLIMLLFGWPALVGLVRAEFLRARNFDYVRAARALGVKDHAIIFRHILPNAMSSSLSQLPFMLTANITSLTALDFLGYGLPPDAASLGEILLQGKNNLNAPWLALSGFFSLALVLSLLIYIGEATRDAFDPRRQ